One stretch of Sylvia atricapilla isolate bSylAtr1 chromosome 4, bSylAtr1.pri, whole genome shotgun sequence DNA includes these proteins:
- the PCDH18 gene encoding protocadherin-18 isoform X2 produces the protein MYRIVGKMHFLFIFALIIISCNNAVLGKNLKYRIYEEQRVGSVIARLSEDVADVLLKMPNPSSVRFRAMQRGNSPLLVVREDNGEISIGAKIDREQLCQKNLNCSIEFDVITLPTEHLQLFHVEVEVLDINDNSPQFSRALIPIEISESAAVGTRIPLDSAFDPDVGDNSLHTYSLSANDFFSIDVRTRTDGAKYAELVVVRELDRELKSSYELQLTASDKGVPQRTGSSLLKISISDSNDNSPVFEQQSYIIQLLENSPIGTLLIDLNATDPDEGANGKVVYSFSSHVSAKIMETFRIDPEKGHLTLLKQVDYEVTKSYEIDAQAQDMGPNSIPAHCKIIIKVVDVNDNKPEINLNLMSPEREEVAYISEGSPLDTFVALVRVQDKDSGVNGEIVCKLHGHGHFKLQKTYENNYLILTNATLDREKRSEYILTVIAEDKGTPSLSTVKHFTVQISDENDNPPRFQTNRYEVVILENNSPGAYITSVTATDPDLGDNGQVTYTILENSVLGSSITTYVTIDPSNGAIYALRTFDHEEVNQIAFVVQARDGGSQQLISNTTVVLTIIDENDNAPVIVGPALRNSTAEISIPKDAESGFLVTRIRATDRDSGMNSELSCSIAADKENNIFVMDPQTCDISINVSVESVPAKQWEFLVIVQDKGSPQLSTKALLKCTILEHVYSFSSTEATLVSQPSLDISMITIISLGSICAVLLVIMVIFATRCNREKKDTRSYNCRVAESTYQHHPKRPSRQIHKGDITLVPTVNGTLPIRSHHRASPSSSPALERGQMSSRQSHHSHQSLNSLVTISSNHVPENFSLELTHATPAVEVSQLLSMLHQGQYQPRPSFRGNKYSRSYRYALQDMDKFSLKDSGRGDSEAGDSDYDLGRESPIDRLLGEGFSDLFLTDGRIPAAMRLCTEECRVLGHSDQCWMPPLPSPSSDYRSNMFIPGEEFQAPQQHLQQQQHQGLEEDAQGADTGEKKKSFSTFGKDCQGEEESGDSCTSSLLSEMSSVFQRLLPPSLDAYTECSEVDRSNSLERRKGHLPAKTVNYPPGVAAWAASTHFQNPANNGPTLGTHSGAQPSSKWLPAMEEIPENYEEDDFDNVLNHLSDGKHELMDASELVAEINKLLQDVRQN, from the exons ATGTATCGAATCGTCGGTAAAATGCACTTTCTATTCATTTTTGCACTGATCATAATATCTTGCAATAATGCTGTGCTGGGCAAGAATTTGAAATACAGGATTTATGAGGAGCAGAGGGTTGGATCAGTAATTGCAAGACTCTCGGAGGATGTTGCTGATGTTTTGTTGAAAATGCCTAACCCTTCCTCAGTTCGGTTTCGAGCCATGCAGAGGGGAAATTCTCCCTTGCTTGTAGTCCGTGAGGATAATGGAGAAATCAGCATAGGAGCTAAAATTGATCGGGAACAACTGTGCCAGAAAAACTTAAACTGCTCCATAGAGTTTGATGTGATCACTCTGCCCACTGAAcatctgcagcttttccatgTTGAAGTTGAAGTGCTGGATATTAATGACAACTCTCCGCAGTTTTCCAGAGCTCTTATCCCTATTGAGATATCAGAGAGTGCAGCTGTAGGGACTCGGATCCCTTTGGACAGTGCTTTTGATCCAGATGTGGGAGACAACTCCCTTCACACTTATTCCCTTTCTGCAAACGATTTTTTTAGCATTGATGTGAGAACCAGGACTGATGGTGCTAAGTATGCAGAGCTGGTTGTGGTTAGAGAGCTGGATCGCGAGTTGAAGTCGAGTTACGAACTCCAGCTCACTGCCTCTGACAAAGGGGTGCCTCAGAGAACTGGGTCATCCCTCctgaaaatcagcatttctgatTCCAATGACAACAGCCCCGTGTTTGAGCAGCAGTCATATATTATTCAGCTCTTGGAAAACTCTCCTATTGGGACTTTGCTCATAGACCTCAATGCCACTGATCCAGATGAGGGCGCCAATGGGAAGGTCGTGTACTCCTTCAGCAGTCATGTGTCTGCCAAGATTATGGAAACTTTTAGGATAGACCCAGAAAAAGGTCACCTGACCCTGCTGAAGCAAGTGGACTATGAGGTAACCAAATCCTACGAAATTGACGCTCAGGCTCAGGATATGGGGCCAAATTCTATTCCAGCTCACtgcaaaattataattaaaGTTGTGGATGTGAATGACAACAAGCCAGAAATCAACCTAAATCTCATGTCCCCAGAGAGAGAAGAGGTAGCTTACATTTCTGAGGGGTCACCCCTGGACACCTTTGTTGCCCTGGTCAGAGTGCAGGATAAAGACTCTGGTGTGAATGGAGAGATTGTTTGTAAGCTCCATGGGCATGGCCACTTTAAACTTCAAAAGACTTATGAAAATAACTATTTAATCTTGACTAATGCCACTCTAGATAGGGAAAAGAGGTCTGAATACATCTTGACTGTAATAGCAGAGGACAAGGGAACGCCAAGTCTCTCCACAGTGAAACACTTTACTGTCCAAATCAGTGATGAAAATGACAACCCACCCCGCTTCCAGACAAACAGATATGAAGTTGTTATCTTGGAAAATAACTCTCCGGGAGCATACATCACATCAGTCACAGCCACAGACCCGGATCTGGGTGACAATGGGCAGGTGACGTACACCATCTTGGAGAACTCTGTTTTGGGGAGTTCTATAACCACCTATGTGACCATCGATCCCTCCAACGGGGCCATCTACGCCCTGCGGACCTTTGATCACGAAGAAGTTAATCAAATTGCCTTTGTGGTTCAggccagggatggagggagccAGCAGCTCATCAGCAACACCACGGTTGTACTCACCATCATTGATGAAAACGACAACGCTCCCGTCATCGTGGGGCCGGCGCTGCgcaacagcacagcagaaatctCCATCCCTAAAGATGCTGAGAGTGGCTTTCTCGTCACCAGGATAAGGGCTACAGACAGAGACTCTGGTATGAACTCCGAACTCAGCTGCTCCATAGCAGCTGACAAGGAAAACAACATCTTTGTGATGGATCCCCAAACTTGTGACATCTCTATCAATGTGAGTGTTGAATCAGTTCCAGCAAAACAATGGGAGTTTTTGGTGATAGTCCAGGATAAAGGCAGCCCTCAGCTTAGTACTAAAGCACTTCTAAAATGTACCATTTTGGAGCACGTTTATTCGTTTTCAAGCACTGAAGCAACTTTGGTAAGCCAACCCTCCCTGGACATCTCCATGATCACCATTATATCCTTAGGATCAATATGTGCCGTGCTATTGGTTATTATGGTTATCTTTGCCACGAGGTGCAATCGAGAGAAAAAGGACACCAGGTCTTACAACTGTCGTGTGGCTGAATCAACCTACCAGCACCACCCCAAACGTCCCTCCAGGCAGATCCACAAAGGGGACATTACGCTGGTGCCCACGGTTAATGGCACTCTGCCCATCAGATCCCACCACAGAGCTTCTCCATCGTCATCCCCGGCCCTGGAGAGGGGTCAGATGAGCAGCCGGCAGAGCCACCACAGCCACCAATCCCTGAACAGCCTGGTCACCATCTCCTCGAACCACGTGCCTGAAAATTTCTCCCTGGAGCTCACCCATGCTACACCAGCTGTCGAG GTTTCTCAGCTTCTCTCGATGCTTCACCAGGGTCAGTATCAACCAAGGCCAAGTTTTCGAGGAAACAAGTATTCCAGAAGCTACAG ATATGCCCTACAAGATATGGATAAATTCAGCTTGAAAGACAGTGGCCGGGGTGATAGTGAAGCTGGAGACAGTGATTATGATTTGGGGAGAGAGTCTCCAATTGACAGACTTCTTGGGGAAGGATTCAGTGACCTTTTCCTTACAGATGGGAGAATTCCTGCAG CCATGCGCCTGTGCACGGAGGAGTGCAGGGTCCTGGGCCACTCTGACCAGTGCTGGATGCCCCCGctgccctctccctcctccGACTACAGGAGCAACATGTTCATCCCTGGGGAGGAATTCCAGGcgccccagcagcacctgcagcagcagcagcatcaagGCCTCGAGGAGGACGCCCAGGGAGCCGACACCGGCGAGAAGAAGAAGAGCTTCTCAACCTTTGGGAAGGACTGCCAGGGCGAGGAGGAGTCGGGGGACAGCTgcacctcctccctgctctccgAAATGAGCAGCGTGTTCCAGCGCCTGCTGCCGCCCTCGCTGGACGCCTACACGGAGTGCAGCGAGGTGGATCGCTCCAACTCTCTGGAGCGCAGGAAGGGACATTTGCCAGCCAAGACTGTCAACTACCCGCCGGGGgtggcagcctgggcagccaGCACGCATTTCCAAAACCCTGCCAACAACGGGCCCACCCTGGGGACTCACTCGGGCGCGCAGCCTTCGTCCAAATGGCTGCCGGCCATGGAGGAGATCCCGGAGAATTATGAGGAAGATGATTTTGACAACGTGCTCAACCACCTCAGCGATGGCAAGCACGAACTCATGGATGCCAGTGAGCTAGTGGCAGAAATTAACAAGCTGCTGCAAGACGTCCGGCAGAACTAA
- the PCDH18 gene encoding protocadherin-18 isoform X1, with the protein MYRIVGKMHFLFIFALIIISCNNAVLGKNLKYRIYEEQRVGSVIARLSEDVADVLLKMPNPSSVRFRAMQRGNSPLLVVREDNGEISIGAKIDREQLCQKNLNCSIEFDVITLPTEHLQLFHVEVEVLDINDNSPQFSRALIPIEISESAAVGTRIPLDSAFDPDVGDNSLHTYSLSANDFFSIDVRTRTDGAKYAELVVVRELDRELKSSYELQLTASDKGVPQRTGSSLLKISISDSNDNSPVFEQQSYIIQLLENSPIGTLLIDLNATDPDEGANGKVVYSFSSHVSAKIMETFRIDPEKGHLTLLKQVDYEVTKSYEIDAQAQDMGPNSIPAHCKIIIKVVDVNDNKPEINLNLMSPEREEVAYISEGSPLDTFVALVRVQDKDSGVNGEIVCKLHGHGHFKLQKTYENNYLILTNATLDREKRSEYILTVIAEDKGTPSLSTVKHFTVQISDENDNPPRFQTNRYEVVILENNSPGAYITSVTATDPDLGDNGQVTYTILENSVLGSSITTYVTIDPSNGAIYALRTFDHEEVNQIAFVVQARDGGSQQLISNTTVVLTIIDENDNAPVIVGPALRNSTAEISIPKDAESGFLVTRIRATDRDSGMNSELSCSIAADKENNIFVMDPQTCDISINVSVESVPAKQWEFLVIVQDKGSPQLSTKALLKCTILEHVYSFSSTEATLVSQPSLDISMITIISLGSICAVLLVIMVIFATRCNREKKDTRSYNCRVAESTYQHHPKRPSRQIHKGDITLVPTVNGTLPIRSHHRASPSSSPALERGQMSSRQSHHSHQSLNSLVTISSNHVPENFSLELTHATPAVEQVSQLLSMLHQGQYQPRPSFRGNKYSRSYRYALQDMDKFSLKDSGRGDSEAGDSDYDLGRESPIDRLLGEGFSDLFLTDGRIPAAMRLCTEECRVLGHSDQCWMPPLPSPSSDYRSNMFIPGEEFQAPQQHLQQQQHQGLEEDAQGADTGEKKKSFSTFGKDCQGEEESGDSCTSSLLSEMSSVFQRLLPPSLDAYTECSEVDRSNSLERRKGHLPAKTVNYPPGVAAWAASTHFQNPANNGPTLGTHSGAQPSSKWLPAMEEIPENYEEDDFDNVLNHLSDGKHELMDASELVAEINKLLQDVRQN; encoded by the exons ATGTATCGAATCGTCGGTAAAATGCACTTTCTATTCATTTTTGCACTGATCATAATATCTTGCAATAATGCTGTGCTGGGCAAGAATTTGAAATACAGGATTTATGAGGAGCAGAGGGTTGGATCAGTAATTGCAAGACTCTCGGAGGATGTTGCTGATGTTTTGTTGAAAATGCCTAACCCTTCCTCAGTTCGGTTTCGAGCCATGCAGAGGGGAAATTCTCCCTTGCTTGTAGTCCGTGAGGATAATGGAGAAATCAGCATAGGAGCTAAAATTGATCGGGAACAACTGTGCCAGAAAAACTTAAACTGCTCCATAGAGTTTGATGTGATCACTCTGCCCACTGAAcatctgcagcttttccatgTTGAAGTTGAAGTGCTGGATATTAATGACAACTCTCCGCAGTTTTCCAGAGCTCTTATCCCTATTGAGATATCAGAGAGTGCAGCTGTAGGGACTCGGATCCCTTTGGACAGTGCTTTTGATCCAGATGTGGGAGACAACTCCCTTCACACTTATTCCCTTTCTGCAAACGATTTTTTTAGCATTGATGTGAGAACCAGGACTGATGGTGCTAAGTATGCAGAGCTGGTTGTGGTTAGAGAGCTGGATCGCGAGTTGAAGTCGAGTTACGAACTCCAGCTCACTGCCTCTGACAAAGGGGTGCCTCAGAGAACTGGGTCATCCCTCctgaaaatcagcatttctgatTCCAATGACAACAGCCCCGTGTTTGAGCAGCAGTCATATATTATTCAGCTCTTGGAAAACTCTCCTATTGGGACTTTGCTCATAGACCTCAATGCCACTGATCCAGATGAGGGCGCCAATGGGAAGGTCGTGTACTCCTTCAGCAGTCATGTGTCTGCCAAGATTATGGAAACTTTTAGGATAGACCCAGAAAAAGGTCACCTGACCCTGCTGAAGCAAGTGGACTATGAGGTAACCAAATCCTACGAAATTGACGCTCAGGCTCAGGATATGGGGCCAAATTCTATTCCAGCTCACtgcaaaattataattaaaGTTGTGGATGTGAATGACAACAAGCCAGAAATCAACCTAAATCTCATGTCCCCAGAGAGAGAAGAGGTAGCTTACATTTCTGAGGGGTCACCCCTGGACACCTTTGTTGCCCTGGTCAGAGTGCAGGATAAAGACTCTGGTGTGAATGGAGAGATTGTTTGTAAGCTCCATGGGCATGGCCACTTTAAACTTCAAAAGACTTATGAAAATAACTATTTAATCTTGACTAATGCCACTCTAGATAGGGAAAAGAGGTCTGAATACATCTTGACTGTAATAGCAGAGGACAAGGGAACGCCAAGTCTCTCCACAGTGAAACACTTTACTGTCCAAATCAGTGATGAAAATGACAACCCACCCCGCTTCCAGACAAACAGATATGAAGTTGTTATCTTGGAAAATAACTCTCCGGGAGCATACATCACATCAGTCACAGCCACAGACCCGGATCTGGGTGACAATGGGCAGGTGACGTACACCATCTTGGAGAACTCTGTTTTGGGGAGTTCTATAACCACCTATGTGACCATCGATCCCTCCAACGGGGCCATCTACGCCCTGCGGACCTTTGATCACGAAGAAGTTAATCAAATTGCCTTTGTGGTTCAggccagggatggagggagccAGCAGCTCATCAGCAACACCACGGTTGTACTCACCATCATTGATGAAAACGACAACGCTCCCGTCATCGTGGGGCCGGCGCTGCgcaacagcacagcagaaatctCCATCCCTAAAGATGCTGAGAGTGGCTTTCTCGTCACCAGGATAAGGGCTACAGACAGAGACTCTGGTATGAACTCCGAACTCAGCTGCTCCATAGCAGCTGACAAGGAAAACAACATCTTTGTGATGGATCCCCAAACTTGTGACATCTCTATCAATGTGAGTGTTGAATCAGTTCCAGCAAAACAATGGGAGTTTTTGGTGATAGTCCAGGATAAAGGCAGCCCTCAGCTTAGTACTAAAGCACTTCTAAAATGTACCATTTTGGAGCACGTTTATTCGTTTTCAAGCACTGAAGCAACTTTGGTAAGCCAACCCTCCCTGGACATCTCCATGATCACCATTATATCCTTAGGATCAATATGTGCCGTGCTATTGGTTATTATGGTTATCTTTGCCACGAGGTGCAATCGAGAGAAAAAGGACACCAGGTCTTACAACTGTCGTGTGGCTGAATCAACCTACCAGCACCACCCCAAACGTCCCTCCAGGCAGATCCACAAAGGGGACATTACGCTGGTGCCCACGGTTAATGGCACTCTGCCCATCAGATCCCACCACAGAGCTTCTCCATCGTCATCCCCGGCCCTGGAGAGGGGTCAGATGAGCAGCCGGCAGAGCCACCACAGCCACCAATCCCTGAACAGCCTGGTCACCATCTCCTCGAACCACGTGCCTGAAAATTTCTCCCTGGAGCTCACCCATGCTACACCAGCTGTCGAG CAGGTTTCTCAGCTTCTCTCGATGCTTCACCAGGGTCAGTATCAACCAAGGCCAAGTTTTCGAGGAAACAAGTATTCCAGAAGCTACAG ATATGCCCTACAAGATATGGATAAATTCAGCTTGAAAGACAGTGGCCGGGGTGATAGTGAAGCTGGAGACAGTGATTATGATTTGGGGAGAGAGTCTCCAATTGACAGACTTCTTGGGGAAGGATTCAGTGACCTTTTCCTTACAGATGGGAGAATTCCTGCAG CCATGCGCCTGTGCACGGAGGAGTGCAGGGTCCTGGGCCACTCTGACCAGTGCTGGATGCCCCCGctgccctctccctcctccGACTACAGGAGCAACATGTTCATCCCTGGGGAGGAATTCCAGGcgccccagcagcacctgcagcagcagcagcatcaagGCCTCGAGGAGGACGCCCAGGGAGCCGACACCGGCGAGAAGAAGAAGAGCTTCTCAACCTTTGGGAAGGACTGCCAGGGCGAGGAGGAGTCGGGGGACAGCTgcacctcctccctgctctccgAAATGAGCAGCGTGTTCCAGCGCCTGCTGCCGCCCTCGCTGGACGCCTACACGGAGTGCAGCGAGGTGGATCGCTCCAACTCTCTGGAGCGCAGGAAGGGACATTTGCCAGCCAAGACTGTCAACTACCCGCCGGGGgtggcagcctgggcagccaGCACGCATTTCCAAAACCCTGCCAACAACGGGCCCACCCTGGGGACTCACTCGGGCGCGCAGCCTTCGTCCAAATGGCTGCCGGCCATGGAGGAGATCCCGGAGAATTATGAGGAAGATGATTTTGACAACGTGCTCAACCACCTCAGCGATGGCAAGCACGAACTCATGGATGCCAGTGAGCTAGTGGCAGAAATTAACAAGCTGCTGCAAGACGTCCGGCAGAACTAA